GATGCTGGATATCAAGTTGCAATAGTACTGCGTGACATGGTGCTGAGTTCATGTGAACTACTggatttaaatgattaaaagaaTATTGCGTTTTGATTGTGGTGTTCTTATCGTGCTTGATGTAGATTCGTagacacaaaacaaatagaAGATGAGGACATTGCTAATAACAGGACATTGATGAACAACATTGCATTAAGGACTCATTTTAGGCATTTATTGTTACCGTTGCTGGCATGCTCTATATGGTAAACATTAACAACATTGAAATTTCACAACAGTGCAGTAGCCACATTAATGTGTTACTGGTTTTCTAACTATGAGATTCAGCAAGCTGTTCATTACTCAAATGAATATTGGCACAAGTTGCACAGACATGACAGAAAGGCCAAAAGTGAAAATACACTTCACCTGTCTGACTGGCAGATTGTCATCTCAGTATCCACCAGAGCTGAGAAAAGCTCTGGTttgtattttctcctctttccacGAGTGAATCGAGGAGACGTCACAGCCAGGCAAACACACGAGAAAACAGTTCTGCGTTAGTAAGTACATGTCTGCCTTCTGGCAAAAAAACTGAACCAGCTCCTAAACACATGAATGCCGTTACTGAACAATTCATGGCTTTACAAAAATACCTCTTGATGTTCAAAACCCAATATCAAACACGTCCTATGAAGTTTATGAACAGGAAAGTGCAGTATATTCAGATATTAATATAAACACTTACAGCGACGGGGAACTGTCAAGTCACAAATGGGCACAACACTAGAAACACTGAGGTCTGCACTGGATTACTCGTTATTTTGGGGAGAATATTCTGTCTCGGTCACAACATAAACAGCGCCTTGTTATTGAGGAACATTTATACTTCTTGATAACTGGATTGGAAcgggggtttttttttttttgcaaacgCCAGACTAAACATTGCACTTGAAATGTCGTAGAAGCATTCTGCTCCGTACTGGAGGCGGAAGGACGTGTCAATTGCTCTGTTCCTCCAGTTCCTCAAAAGCAGGTAAGAAATCAGCGATGGTGTCCACTACGTAGTCGGGCACCAAGTTGTGGTTGGTGGTCAGCTCACTATTCCTGTACTCCTGGGCCTCCTCGATCTGAGACACACCAGTGAGAGTGAGCATGGTGTCGAGGCCGCAGTTGGACCCAAACAGCATATCCGTCTCCAGGCGGTCCCCGATCATCAGGCACTGGGCAGGGTCCACCCCCCTGAACTGGCTGGAGATGCACTCGAACATGAAGCGGCTGGGCTTGCCGATCACAGTGGCCTTGCGACCAGAGGCCACCTCCAGGGCTGCGGTGAGAGAACCAGAACCTGGAGGGGTTAGAGAAAAGAGCCAGGTGAGGGGAAAGTGAATCTTAAGAGACATCCTCTCCTCCAACCACCTTCAAGGATGTTTGGGTGCCACTGAGACACTGACACCATACAGTCAACTGTTGTTGACAGCCAAATGGACTGTTCCATTTGAGATTTATGAATGCAGGTGGTTCCGCTGGTTTCAAGTCATTCCAGTGCAACAGGTTGTTCGAGGTTGCAGGTTCTTGAAGCTAAAGATGGATCACCAAATGGGAAAATTTGGAAACACACTGCTGGGGCCCTGAAAGACCCAGGTTCACTTAGTGCGAGTTGGTTTTCGGGAGTTTGATTAAGTGTACTCTGGCAGTACACACACCTAAAGCCAAGGGCAGGTCCTACATTATTACCTAATCTTTTTAAGATTTTTAGCGACAGGAGGGAGGtggcaggaaatgaggggagagagaggagggatgacatgcagcaaaggctGGACTTGAACCAGGGTCACTGCAATTAAATTGAGCGCGCTTCCAACCGTTATCAACTAATCTTGAGGCCCTGCAAAAGAATTTTATTACACTTTAATATATCAGTTCATGCTTCACTTAGACAATGCGTATTCAATCCTACGAAACGGTTAGTGCTGGTTAGTATTTGGAGTTCTAGGATAAGTATACAgtagtctgctgtgtgtgctgtaaatgGTGGGCCCCTGGGTGACGGGGTACATAAACAATGCAGAGTGAGATGAATGGCAGTCATTGGGGGGCCACCTAATCAGCCGTGGTAATCCATCACAATGATCACCATGTCTATAACGCAGCAGAGACACAGCTACAGTTTGCAGGTTAACCTTAACTCTGAAGTTCTGCTGTTGGTTGAAACTCTTGCTTGTGCTTGTGAGAGGCTGTGCAGATCCTCTGCAgacattcacactgacagatATACTAAACACAATACTCTAGCACAGGATGGATATTAGATGAAGCCTGCGATGTAGGTGGTAGTTTcttcacacatttaaatgacCTAACCTTATAATATAGATTTGCTGTTTAAGTGTGCATATAAAAGACTTCAAACAGAGGTTCTGGCTAAGGGCCCCCTGGGCCCCTGGGCCCATGGTCAGTAGGCCCTTACAGTGATGTATCAATGGTTGACActcatacaaatacaaaaaagacAGGTGAACTTGACTGAAACGAGCAGGATTGTGCAGAACTAAATCTCAATGGACTGAATTAAGCAGAGCCAAGCTTCAATAACCAGAGCATGATCATCACCACCGTACCTGGCAGTATCCTTCCACCTGACAGAGGGTGCCAGGGGTCGTTGTCGGTGGCCAGGAACAGACAGTCCGGGTCCCTCAGGTAGCACGAGGCTTTGGCCAGTTTGAGAAAAGTCAGTTTATCATCATGTCCCACCAGCACTGCCTTGACGTCCGGAGCCAGGGCGCAGTCGTAGATGGTGGCGTCCGGGTCGTCCGCCTCCTCCACGCAGGGGATGCccgcctcctgcagctctctgcgCAGTCCGTCGCAGCCGATGACAAACACCTGTCCGCAGACCTTGACGACGTCTCTCAGGTAGAGAGCCGAGCAGTACGACGAGCTGAAAATCTGATCCAGCATCACGTCGGTGAAGCCCAGCCGGCAGAACTTGTGCACATAATTCTCCCGGGGCCTGGTGCAGTTGTTGGTGACGAACACTACGTTTTTGCCGTGCCGGATCAGCGAGCTCACCACCTTCGCCGCGCCAGTTATCGCCTTCTCTCCGTGCCATATGACCCCGTCGCAGTCGAAGAGAATGAAGTCCTTCGCCTCAAGCAGATTTCTAATCTGCGGACCTCGAATTTTCTGGCAGCCTTTGAACCCAAAGGCGCCTGCCATCCCGGCTTTTTCCCCGGTTTCCTCCGTGTTTCACCTGCTAGTGGTTCCCCATGTCAAAGGCTGGCGCATAATGTAGTGAAGACAGCGAGTAAAAtgatatgaaaacaaatcaacGTCAGGAAATCACATTGCAGAGTCCTTGGTGCGGTTACATACACGGACAGCGAGCTACATAAACATTGACGTCTAGCCACGCCCACTCTGTCAACACCGACCAATCAAACTACAGCACATCAACCAATGAGGTTTGAGTGTATCACAGGCTTTTCGTGGATAACTTCCTCTAAAAAAATGCAATTGCGCCCCCCTGGCAGCTGATGGACACTTTTatacatgacattttatttaaaaaataaatgaataaagcaacaGCGCGAcactaaataaaataatcagtggtggaaaaattactcagatcttttacttaaaatactttaaataaaaGTACTAATAGACATACCATACTACAAATATTCCATTTCAAGTTTAGTATTCAAGATACAAAAATGGCCATAtctgaaaaaaatgtaagtaatCATTATGCACAATAGCCCCTCTCTTGTTATTTAATCagttatattatattactgtaCTATATTACTTTTGACAAATTTAGGAAAGTAACTCCATAGGTTATTATAATTATCATAGTGCTGATTATGCAGAACGGCCCCTGTATTGCTGACACATTACCCTGTGAGCAGTGTATTTAATATTGTAGAATGCCTACTTTAATGTTTTTGGTTATGTAATCTACAGTAATgaataatgtatttttcttcaCCAGTTGCCTGTTTGTTAGGTTCACTGAGCTAAAACTATTGCAGTCTAATAGAACAGTCCAgcaataaatcctaccttcatgaaggttgtAATGCTTACATAAATGAGGACAGAGTAAATGTTAATaacacctctcagtataatACAACACAATTCCACCACAAACTACACCCCCCAAAATGatcataaagttgaatcaacacatCTCTGAAAcagcttcaacaaaaactgaacattataaccttcatgaaggtaaAATCTGTTGCAGAACTTTTGTATTAGACTGCAAAGCAGCCAAATGCAGCCATTTAGATAATGTATTGGAGCGAATCTAGCTGAGCAGAGGTGTAATGTTGTAACGTACTAATACATTGTTAGGAACATAACTGATTCTAAAGCTGTAACTTTAACAACAGTTACATTTATTTGGTCATTTGATTACTATTTATGATTATTCGTGAATTAGGTTTAAATCCAAGAAGCCATGATTATTTAGTCTCAACTTTTTCTTATGTCACTAGATGGGGCTCTAACCCACAAGCAGAACATATTTGAATTACACAACACAAATTGGTTAAAATTCCAACAACTGCAATTAGAGCCATTAAACAAGTGTGCACCCAGTACCCACATTTAATGCCAGCTACCACCATGAAGCtaggcattttgtttttgccaatGCTAATACAAAATTCACATCAGAGCCactacatctctctctctctgactttaaAAGATCACATAAAACTTTCAAGGACAAATCTTTTGCAGCCtaaatcaactttatttttgtgGATTTCATCACCGCAGTGCACCTGTCTTATTGATGATTGCAAAATATTCCAACtaataccagaaatgaaaaacagaagtgtaaaCTAAATATAGTTACAGTATTAAAATAGCCAAAAGTGACccagtttattatttttggaCAGTTATCTGCTTTATTGTGTCGTATTCTGATCActatttcttctttctcctctttctctttgaattgtttttctgtttcttctcagcTCTATTATCTTCCTGTGTTCTATTTTTGCATTGGTGTCTTCTCCTTCTGCTTCATTAAagtgcctttttctttttctttccattggTCCTGTCCTGTCATGCTTCGGCTCCTTTGCCCTGCCTCTTTTGGATTGCGTGCGAGACAGAGGAAGACTCACTGGCACCTGCAACTgccagacaaacagacaaatgaaaagcaggGAAGGAGTGGACAGCTGAATGGACAAAGAACAAGCTGCCCTAATTGGTCATTATTTTCTTGCTAATCTATATTTTCCTCCCTGCTAACCCACAACACAGATGtgaggagtgggagggaggaCAGGCCCGAGGTTGGAGGGTGGGGGGCTCCTTCAAGGCCTGGTCCGCTCTCAACAGTGGCTTGAGCGCTGACCGTGAACATTGCTGTGCGCTTTTGTGTCTTGTTTAGAAAGGGGAAGGAGACTCAGTGGAAGCCAGCAGAGGAGGGTGTGGGGGTCAGAGTTGAGACTTgcaggtggtgctggtggttAATAACTGAAGAGCCAGCAGCCCAGACCGTAATGATt
The DNA window shown above is from Chelmon rostratus isolate fCheRos1 chromosome 5, fCheRos1.pri, whole genome shotgun sequence and carries:
- the LOC121606536 gene encoding pyridoxal phosphate phosphatase encodes the protein MAGAFGFKGCQKIRGPQIRNLLEAKDFILFDCDGVIWHGEKAITGAAKVVSSLIRHGKNVVFVTNNCTRPRENYVHKFCRLGFTDVMLDQIFSSSYCSALYLRDVVKVCGQVFVIGCDGLRRELQEAGIPCVEEADDPDATIYDCALAPDVKAVLVGHDDKLTFLKLAKASCYLRDPDCLFLATDNDPWHPLSGGRILPGSGSLTAALEVASGRKATVIGKPSRFMFECISSQFRGVDPAQCLMIGDRLETDMLFGSNCGLDTMLTLTGVSQIEEAQEYRNSELTTNHNLVPDYVVDTIADFLPAFEELEEQSN